In Asticcacaulis sp. MM231, the genomic window CGACCAGTAGCCGACCAGCAGGATCACACAGAGGACAATCAGGTATTTGACCGGCAGATAGCGGCAGGCCACGGCGGCGATACCGAAGCACAGGGCAATGCGTTGCAGCACACCCATGATACGCGTTTCACCGATCGGATTGAGCGCCCAGCTACCATCGACCTGCTGATGAACGAAGGGATACCAGTACATCAGATAGCCGAGCAGGAAGATCAGCACGGTGCGTTTCAGCACCTTTAGCAGGTAGTCTCTATTGGAAACACCGGGCTTCATCGCGAAGCTCATGGCGTTGCCGACCGCAAACAGAAACGACGGGAAGACGGCATCGGCCAGCGTAAAGCCGAACCATTTGGCGTGCTGCAGGGTGGCGAAAGGCTCCGCCCCGGCGCCGGCCGTATTGACAATAATCATGACGCAGACGGTCAGGCCACGAAAAACATCGAGTGATTTGAAGCGTGCCGGTTTCATGCCTCACCTTCCAGGCGGGCAAGCAGGACGCGCGCCGCAGCGATCGGATCGGATGGCTTACTGCGAGTATAGACCTGACCATCGTTCACCCAGTCATGTTCCCACGTGGTGATGCTGACGGTGAAGGCCGCCTGATCGAAACCGCCGGCGCGCAGAGCGCTGAACAGCTTCAGCCAGCGCGGCAGATAGAAGCTCTTGTACATGCCCTGCCAGGCCTTCGAGGCATAGTCGTTGAGATTGCCCTTGCCGCCCCAGACTGACACCTGCGCCTTGGCGTTCTCGACATAATAGGCCGATTCCGCCGGCGTATCGCCATAGGCGCGGGCGTCGTCGATCCAGCTACTCAAGGTTTCCTGCTGATACCCGAGCAAGGCGTCAAGCCGGGTGGTGAGATCACTGAGATCCGCTACGGCCTTGTCACCCGCCTGAAAGTCGCCGGTCTGATAGGCCTTGATGGCCACCTGCACCAGCCGATCAAGGTCCCCACTGACAAGATGGCGCGTGGCGTCGATCACATCGTTGCAGAACAACGGCGAATGACCGTAGCTCTTGCCGAGCGCCAGGAATTCCGTCAGCGCCTGTTTCAGCAGAAGTCC contains:
- a CDS encoding alpha-N-acetylglucosaminidase C-terminal domain-containing protein; amino-acid sequence: MFCNDVIDATRHLVSGDLDRLVQVAIKAYQTGDFQAGDKAVADLSDLTTRLDALLGYQQETLSSWIDDARAYGDTPAESAYYVENAKAQVSVWGGKGNLNDYASKAWQGMYKSFYLPRWLKLFSALRAGGFDQAAFTVSITTWEHDWVNDGQVYTRSKPSDPIAAARVLLARLEGEA